The genomic DNA GTCGGTCGCGGCGATGGGGTTGTCGTACGTGGTGCTGACGTCCGTCGACCGCGACGACCTGCCCGACGGCGGCGCGAGCCACTACGCCGCCGCGGTCCGCGCCATCCGCGAGCGGTCGCCGCAGACGAACGTCGAGGCGCTCACGCCCGACTTCGCGGGCGTCACGGAGCACGTCGACGTGGTCCTGAACGCGGGGATCGCGGTGTACGCACAGAACCTGGAGACGGTGCGGCGCCTGACCCACCCGGTGCGGGACCCGCGCGCGGGGTACGAGCAGACGCTGTCGGTCCTGGCGCACGCGAAGCGGGCCCGACCCGACGTCCTCACGAAGACCAGCCTCATGCTGGGGCTCGGCGAGACGGAGGCCGAGCTCGAAGCCACGATGGACGACCTGCGCGACGCGAACGTCGACATCCTGACGCTCGGGCAGTACCTGCAACCGACGTCGGCGCACCTGCCGGTCGAGCGGTACGTCCCGCCCGAGGACTTCGCCCGCTACCGCGAGATCGGCCTCGAGAAGGGGTTCCTGGAGGTCGTCTCCGGGCCGCTCGTGCGCTCGTCCTACCGCGCGGAACGGGCCCTCGAGAAGAACAACGCCGGCATCGCCCTCTGAGCGACGGCGCGGCGTGCGGGGCGGAGCCTCGAACGGAGCGCGCGAGGACGCGAGGGGGGCCGCGCCGGCGGCGCGGCCCCCCTTCGTTCGGAGGGGGCGGGCCTGGCGTCAGGCGTCCGCGT from Trueperaceae bacterium includes the following:
- the lipA gene encoding lipoyl synthase, whose amino-acid sequence is MSDSPVHELPVLNSREFKKVVPAVEGGRKAARATDAAPEGGAPRERKPDWLRVKLPAGGKYQEMRTNVTGHRLATVCEEARCPNLAECWNAGTATIMLMGSVCTRGCKFCAVATGNPAGLLDPDEPRLAAESVAAMGLSYVVLTSVDRDDLPDGGASHYAAAVRAIRERSPQTNVEALTPDFAGVTEHVDVVLNAGIAVYAQNLETVRRLTHPVRDPRAGYEQTLSVLAHAKRARPDVLTKTSLMLGLGETEAELEATMDDLRDANVDILTLGQYLQPTSAHLPVERYVPPEDFARYREIGLEKGFLEVVSGPLVRSSYRAERALEKNNAGIAL